The Streptomyces spororaveus genome includes a region encoding these proteins:
- a CDS encoding SDR family oxidoreductase produces MSARRSLEGQVAVVTGAARGVGELLARKLSARGAKIALVGLEPEALKEVSQRLHTDSDHWYADVTDHEAMARVAEEVKQRFGKVDIVVANAGVAAGGPFADSDPDAWRRVIEVNLIGGAVTARAFLPVLTESRGYFLQIASLAAITPAPMMTAYCASKSGVEAFAHCLRAEVGYKGVGVGVGYLSWTDTDMVRGADQDEVMRELRQRLPWPANRTYPLGPAVDRIVAGIERRSPHVYAQWWLRGMQGVRGYLPGMIATVGQRDMKRFGPRLSGVSKGLVGAGGAADERERTQSH; encoded by the coding sequence GTGAGCGCTCGCAGGAGTCTGGAAGGCCAGGTCGCCGTCGTCACCGGCGCCGCCCGGGGGGTCGGCGAGCTGCTCGCGCGCAAGCTGTCGGCCCGGGGCGCGAAGATCGCCCTCGTCGGACTGGAGCCGGAGGCCCTCAAGGAGGTCTCCCAGCGGCTGCACACCGACAGCGACCACTGGTACGCCGACGTCACCGACCACGAGGCCATGGCCCGGGTCGCCGAGGAGGTCAAGCAGCGCTTCGGCAAGGTGGACATCGTCGTCGCCAACGCGGGCGTGGCCGCCGGCGGGCCGTTCGCCGACTCCGACCCGGACGCCTGGCGCCGGGTGATCGAGGTGAACCTGATCGGCGGGGCCGTCACCGCCCGCGCCTTCCTGCCCGTACTGACGGAGAGCCGCGGCTACTTCCTGCAGATCGCCTCGCTCGCCGCGATCACCCCCGCGCCGATGATGACCGCCTACTGCGCCTCCAAGTCCGGGGTCGAGGCCTTCGCGCACTGCCTGCGCGCCGAGGTCGGGTACAAGGGGGTCGGGGTCGGGGTCGGCTACCTCTCCTGGACCGACACGGACATGGTGCGCGGCGCCGACCAGGACGAGGTCATGCGGGAGTTGCGCCAGCGGCTGCCGTGGCCGGCGAACCGCACGTACCCGCTCGGGCCGGCCGTCGACCGGATCGTCGCGGGCATCGAGCGGCGCTCGCCGCACGTGTACGCGCAGTGGTGGCTGCGCGGCATGCAGGGGGTGCGCGGCTACCTGCCGGGGATGATCGCGACGGTCGGACAGCGCGACATGAAGCGCTTCGGGCCGCGTCTGAGCGGTGTGTCCAAGGGGCTCGTCGGGGCCGGCGGGGCGGCGGACGAGAGGGAGCGCACGCAGAGTCACTGA
- a CDS encoding CoA transferase: MTIGEERDSGTAQAWEALGGAPGLVGRVRYRGGGDLAEGPLPVAELARATVGVCGLAAAELAAVRAGGGVRDVAPPVVDEGAVATAFVSERHLRVEGRAPVIFAPLSGFWRTADGWVRTHANYPHHEAALVRALRLPSATPEAVRAAVAGRTAVEVQELAYGEGGLAVAVARAYGDPQPLIEPVRETGARGRPLGPAPAGRPAAGVRVLDLTRVIAGPVATRTLGLLGADVLRIDPPGLPEADDAYADTGFGKRSALLDLAEAADRGVFEGLLAEADVVVTGYRPGALERYGLGAGDLLERWPGLVVAELCAWGWRARAPWARRRGFDSLVQAGYGIAAACAGPDGTPGVLPAQALDHGTGYLVAAGVLRALASGGGRGLRFSLAGTGSWLVRGLVAGDGVPRGAGYAAQPWLRETPSGYGVLRHAASPFGEWAVGPSRWGADRAGWLPR; encoded by the coding sequence ATGACGATCGGTGAGGAACGGGACAGCGGGACGGCCCAGGCCTGGGAGGCCCTCGGCGGGGCGCCCGGGCTCGTCGGGCGGGTGCGCTACCGCGGGGGCGGCGATCTGGCGGAAGGGCCGCTGCCGGTGGCCGAGTTGGCGCGCGCGACCGTCGGGGTGTGCGGGCTGGCGGCGGCGGAGCTGGCCGCGGTGCGGGCCGGGGGCGGGGTGCGGGACGTGGCTCCGCCGGTGGTGGACGAGGGCGCGGTGGCCACGGCGTTCGTCAGCGAGCGGCACCTGCGGGTCGAGGGCCGGGCTCCGGTGATCTTCGCCCCGTTGTCCGGCTTCTGGCGGACGGCGGACGGCTGGGTGCGCACGCACGCCAACTATCCGCACCACGAAGCCGCCCTGGTAAGGGCGTTGCGACTGCCGTCGGCGACACCGGAGGCGGTCCGCGCCGCGGTCGCGGGGAGGACGGCCGTCGAGGTGCAGGAACTCGCGTACGGGGAGGGCGGACTCGCCGTCGCCGTGGCACGCGCGTACGGGGATCCGCAGCCGCTGATCGAGCCCGTACGGGAGACGGGGGCGCGGGGACGGCCGCTCGGCCCGGCCCCGGCCGGCCGGCCCGCTGCGGGGGTGCGGGTCCTGGACCTGACCCGGGTCATCGCCGGGCCCGTCGCGACGCGCACGCTCGGGCTGCTGGGGGCCGACGTGCTGCGGATCGACCCGCCGGGGCTGCCGGAGGCGGACGACGCGTACGCGGACACCGGCTTCGGGAAGCGGTCGGCGCTGCTGGATCTGGCGGAGGCGGCGGACCGGGGCGTCTTCGAGGGACTGCTCGCCGAGGCCGACGTGGTGGTGACGGGCTACCGGCCGGGGGCGCTGGAACGGTACGGGCTCGGGGCGGGGGACCTGCTGGAGCGGTGGCCGGGGCTGGTGGTGGCCGAGCTGTGCGCCTGGGGGTGGCGGGCGCGGGCGCCGTGGGCGCGGCGGCGGGGGTTCGACTCGCTGGTGCAGGCGGGGTACGGGATCGCCGCCGCGTGCGCGGGACCGGACGGGACGCCGGGGGTGCTGCCGGCGCAGGCGCTGGACCACGGGACGGGGTACCTGGTCGCGGCGGGTGTGCTGCGGGCGCTGGCCTCCGGCGGTGGGCGGGGGCTGCGGTTCTCGCTGGCGGGGACGGGGTCGTGGCTGGTGCGGGGGTTGGTGGCGGGGGATGGGGTTCCCCGCGGTGCGGGGTATGCGGCGCAGCCGTGGCTGCGGGAGACGCCGTCGGGGTACGGGGTGCTGCGGCACGCCGCCAGTCCCTTCGGGGAGTGGGCGGTCGGGCCGAGCCGGTGGGGGGCGGACCGGGCCGGCTGGCTCCCCCGGTAG
- a CDS encoding GNAT family N-acetyltransferase codes for MSHRIDLRTVPYDHPDAVKLNDQVQLEYQERYDGEGDATFLDPAMFVPPRGLYLLAYDATGVPVASGGWRTQDENDEGYADGDAELKRMYVVPQARGLGLARRILKALEADARAAGRHRMVLETGDQQPEAIALYLSSGYTLSAKFGHYRHYESSRCMSKPL; via the coding sequence ATGTCTCACCGGATAGACCTCCGCACCGTGCCGTACGACCACCCGGACGCGGTCAAACTCAACGACCAGGTCCAGCTGGAGTACCAGGAGCGGTACGACGGTGAGGGCGACGCCACTTTCCTCGACCCGGCGATGTTCGTCCCGCCCCGGGGCCTGTACCTGCTGGCCTACGACGCCACGGGCGTCCCGGTCGCGAGCGGCGGCTGGCGCACCCAGGACGAGAACGACGAGGGCTACGCGGACGGCGACGCGGAGCTCAAGCGCATGTACGTCGTCCCGCAGGCCCGCGGCCTCGGCCTCGCCCGCCGCATCCTGAAGGCCCTGGAGGCGGACGCCCGCGCGGCCGGCCGCCACCGCATGGTCCTCGAAACGGGCGACCAGCAGCCGGAGGCGATCGCCCTGTACCTCTCCTCGGGCTACACGCTGTCCGCGAAGTTCGGCCACTACCGCCACTACGAGTCCAGCCGCTGCATGAGCAAGCCCCTCTGA
- a CDS encoding flavin-containing monooxygenase, with protein sequence MGGTSGTTGGTGGTGVREHVRVAVIGSGFGGLGAAVRLRREGITDFVVLERADSVGGTWRDNSYPGCACDVPSHLYSFSFAPNPDWPRTFSGQPAIRAYLEHVADTFGLRPHIRLDTEVRMIRWDADELRWEIETAAGELTADVVVSATGPLSDPKTPEVPGLAEFPGKVFHSARWDHDYDLRGKRVAMIGTGASAIQIVPAIAPEVERLTLFQRTPPWVMPRTDRAVTAVERWLHRQLPFTRAARRGMLWGLRELQVSAFTKHPNRLGLIESLAKANMARSIKDPALRAKLTPSYRIGCKRILLSSEYYPALARPDVDLVASGLKEIRGSVLVAADGTETEVDAIIFGTGFHVTDMPIAERVVGAEGQTLADAWKDGMQALRGATAAGFPNWMTIIGPNTGLGNSSMILMIESQLNYMADYLRQLALLEGSSLGGRVALGARPSAVNRWNRQVQARMERTVWNSGGCTSWYLDAQGRNTTVWPGTTGEFRRETRSVDLAEYEVLRVGERERVPAVAVAAAAGAGAAPLPGALPPDPRASHAGGAGVAGTAEGVA encoded by the coding sequence ATGGGTGGCACGAGCGGCACGACGGGCGGCACGGGCGGCACGGGCGTACGCGAGCACGTACGGGTGGCGGTGATCGGCTCCGGCTTCGGCGGGCTCGGCGCCGCCGTACGGCTGCGGCGCGAAGGGATCACGGACTTCGTCGTACTGGAACGGGCCGACTCGGTCGGCGGCACCTGGCGCGACAACAGCTACCCCGGCTGTGCGTGCGACGTCCCCTCCCACCTCTATTCGTTCTCGTTCGCCCCCAATCCCGACTGGCCGCGCACCTTCTCCGGGCAGCCGGCCATCCGTGCCTATCTGGAGCACGTGGCCGACACCTTCGGACTGCGCCCGCACATCCGGCTCGACACCGAGGTGCGGATGATCCGCTGGGACGCGGACGAGCTGCGCTGGGAGATCGAGACCGCGGCCGGTGAGCTGACCGCCGACGTGGTCGTCTCCGCGACCGGCCCGCTGTCCGACCCGAAGACGCCGGAGGTCCCCGGGCTCGCCGAGTTCCCCGGCAAGGTCTTCCACTCCGCCCGCTGGGACCACGACTACGACCTGCGCGGCAAGCGCGTGGCCATGATCGGCACCGGAGCCTCCGCCATCCAGATCGTGCCCGCCATCGCCCCCGAGGTGGAGCGCCTCACCCTCTTCCAGCGGACCCCGCCGTGGGTGATGCCCCGCACCGACCGGGCCGTCACCGCCGTGGAACGCTGGCTCCACCGTCAGCTGCCCTTCACCCGGGCGGCGCGGCGCGGGATGCTGTGGGGGCTCCGGGAGCTCCAGGTGAGCGCCTTCACCAAGCACCCGAACCGGCTCGGCCTCATCGAGTCCCTGGCCAAGGCCAACATGGCGCGCTCGATCAAGGACCCGGCGCTGCGCGCGAAGCTGACGCCCTCCTACCGGATCGGCTGCAAGCGGATCCTGCTGTCCAGCGAGTACTACCCGGCCCTGGCCCGGCCCGATGTGGACCTGGTCGCCTCCGGGCTCAAGGAGATCCGCGGCTCGGTACTGGTCGCCGCCGACGGGACCGAGACCGAGGTCGACGCGATCATCTTCGGCACCGGGTTCCACGTCACGGACATGCCGATCGCGGAGCGGGTGGTGGGCGCGGAGGGCCAGACCCTCGCGGACGCGTGGAAGGACGGGATGCAGGCGCTGCGCGGGGCCACCGCAGCGGGCTTCCCCAACTGGATGACGATCATCGGGCCCAACACCGGGCTCGGGAACAGCTCGATGATCCTGATGATCGAGTCGCAGCTCAACTACATGGCCGACTACCTGCGGCAGCTCGCCCTCCTCGAGGGAAGCAGCCTGGGCGGGAGGGTCGCGCTCGGCGCCCGGCCCTCCGCCGTGAACCGGTGGAACCGGCAGGTGCAGGCCCGTATGGAGCGGACGGTGTGGAACAGCGGCGGCTGCACCAGCTGGTACCTGGACGCGCAGGGCCGCAACACGACGGTCTGGCCGGGGACGACGGGCGAGTTCCGCCGGGAGACGCGGAGCGTCGACCTGGCGGAGTACGAGGTCCTGCGGGTGGGGGAGCGCGAGCGGGTCCCGGCCGTTGCCGTTGCGGCTGCCGCGGGGGCCGGTGCGGCGCCGCTGCCCGGGGCTCTGCCCCCGGACCCGCGCGCCTCACACGCCGGCGGGGCCGGAGTCGCCGGAACGGCCGAGGGCGTCGCGTGA
- the sepX gene encoding divisome protein SepX/GlpR — protein MSSSGLIYAVIVGAWAAYLVPMWLRRQDELNEARPTERFSTAIRLLSGRAGMERRYAKGLRERGDEQAEPQPHADPDAATELVDSVDADARAFAVPATRAEPRPATVEREQRAERARREQRLQVLARRRRTTALLFLVFTLGAIVAAVGGLRYLWAPAVPALLLSTYIVHLRVQERRRYEFTMDRRRAEAAARQLRENRPSRREPEAAAGSEPDPAPPVSPQEAGRRALVEQTDHAEWVDQQRERERGPARGDSWEPVPVPLPTYVTAPVAPRATGPAAPDAWSSTRSSTAEPTEPRLRAQPAPPAPDPKPQTTPRPRGQGRGRTPLFDQYEGEDRPRAANE, from the coding sequence GTGAGCAGCAGCGGCCTCATCTACGCAGTCATTGTCGGGGCCTGGGCCGCCTACTTGGTGCCCATGTGGCTCCGGAGGCAGGACGAGCTGAACGAAGCCCGTCCGACGGAACGCTTCTCCACTGCCATTCGGCTGCTTTCCGGCCGGGCGGGAATGGAGCGCCGTTACGCCAAGGGGCTGCGTGAGCGAGGTGACGAGCAGGCGGAGCCCCAGCCCCACGCGGACCCGGACGCCGCGACGGAATTGGTCGATTCCGTCGACGCCGACGCCCGGGCCTTTGCCGTGCCCGCGACCAGGGCGGAGCCGAGACCGGCCACCGTCGAACGGGAGCAGCGCGCGGAGCGGGCCCGGCGCGAACAGCGCCTCCAGGTCCTCGCGCGCCGCCGGCGCACCACCGCACTCCTCTTCCTGGTCTTCACCCTCGGCGCGATCGTCGCCGCGGTGGGCGGCCTGCGCTACCTGTGGGCTCCCGCCGTGCCCGCCCTGCTGCTGAGCACGTACATCGTGCACCTGCGGGTCCAGGAGCGGCGGCGCTACGAGTTCACCATGGACCGGCGGCGCGCCGAGGCGGCCGCACGGCAGCTCCGGGAGAACCGCCCGAGCCGCCGTGAGCCCGAGGCCGCGGCCGGCAGCGAACCGGACCCTGCACCACCGGTCTCCCCGCAGGAGGCCGGACGGCGCGCCCTGGTCGAGCAGACCGACCACGCCGAGTGGGTGGACCAGCAGCGCGAGCGCGAGCGCGGCCCCGCCCGCGGTGACAGCTGGGAGCCGGTCCCGGTCCCGCTGCCGACGTACGTGACGGCCCCGGTGGCCCCCCGCGCCACGGGCCCGGCGGCCCCGGACGCCTGGAGCTCGACCCGCTCCAGCACGGCCGAGCCGACGGAACCCCGCCTGCGCGCCCAGCCCGCACCGCCCGCGCCGGACCCGAAGCCCCAGACCACCCCGCGTCCGCGCGGCCAGGGCAGGGGCCGCACCCCGCTGTTCGACCAGTACGAGGGCGAGGACCGCCCGCGCGCCGCGAACGAGTGA
- a CDS encoding MerR family transcriptional regulator codes for MAKEETQAKTVREYRTEELAEAAGIPVRTLRFYRERKLLPPPRREGRIAWYDDHHLARLRTIAALLERGHTLGGIAELTAAFENGRDVGQLGELLGIGGSEETPVRLTPEALADYFEGEVTPENLAASLDLGYVAVDGDTLVHVSRRLLDVSSALVHEGVPLAAVLETGRRVREHADAMALLFTELISAHISPDALARLRPLAKSVVEAELTMAMDRLLASGGPEGPGQAPSS; via the coding sequence GTGGCGAAGGAAGAGACGCAAGCGAAGACGGTGCGCGAGTACCGCACGGAGGAACTGGCCGAAGCGGCCGGCATCCCGGTCCGCACCCTGCGCTTCTACCGCGAGCGCAAACTGCTCCCACCGCCCCGCCGCGAGGGACGGATCGCCTGGTACGACGACCACCACCTGGCCCGGCTGCGCACCATCGCCGCCCTGCTGGAACGCGGCCACACCCTCGGCGGCATCGCCGAACTGACCGCCGCCTTCGAGAACGGCCGCGACGTCGGCCAGCTGGGCGAGCTGCTCGGCATCGGCGGGTCCGAGGAGACCCCGGTCCGCCTCACCCCGGAGGCGCTGGCCGACTACTTCGAGGGCGAGGTCACCCCGGAGAACCTGGCGGCCTCCCTCGACCTCGGCTACGTCGCCGTCGACGGCGACACGCTCGTGCACGTCAGCCGCCGCCTGCTGGACGTCTCCTCGGCCCTGGTCCACGAGGGCGTCCCGCTGGCGGCCGTCCTGGAGACCGGCCGCCGCGTCCGCGAGCACGCGGACGCGATGGCCCTGCTCTTCACCGAGCTCATATCGGCCCACATCTCACCGGACGCGCTCGCCCGGCTGCGCCCGCTGGCGAAGAGCGTGGTCGAGGCCGAGCTGACGATGGCGATGGACCGCCTGCTGGCCTCGGGAGGCCCGGAGGGCCCCGGTCAGGCGCCCAGCTCGTAG
- a CDS encoding exodeoxyribonuclease III: MLTVTSVNVNGIRAAAKKGFGAWLDGSDADVVCLQEVRAEEGQIPEDVRTPAGWHTVFAPAAAKGRAGVALYTRRAPERVQVGFGSAEFDDSGRYLEIDLPGVTVASLYLPSGEAGTEKQDEKYRFMGEFLTYLAALKVRAAADGREVVVCGDWNICHQEADLKNWKTNRKNAGFLPEEREWLGKVYAEAGYVDVVRELHPDTEGPYSWWSYRGRAFDNDAGWRIDLQVATPGLAAKAVKAFVERAETHPERWSDHAPVTVVYELGA; encoded by the coding sequence ATGCTCACAGTGACCTCCGTGAATGTGAATGGGATCCGCGCCGCCGCCAAGAAGGGCTTCGGGGCGTGGCTCGACGGATCCGACGCCGATGTGGTCTGCCTGCAGGAGGTACGGGCCGAGGAGGGGCAGATTCCGGAGGATGTCCGGACCCCGGCGGGCTGGCACACCGTCTTCGCTCCGGCCGCCGCCAAGGGCCGCGCCGGGGTCGCGCTCTACACGCGGCGGGCGCCCGAGCGCGTGCAGGTGGGATTCGGCAGTGCGGAGTTCGACGACAGCGGCCGCTACCTGGAGATCGATCTTCCCGGTGTGACCGTGGCCAGCCTCTACCTGCCCTCGGGCGAGGCCGGGACGGAGAAGCAGGACGAGAAGTACCGGTTCATGGGGGAGTTCCTGACCTACCTGGCGGCGCTGAAGGTGCGGGCCGCCGCCGACGGCCGCGAGGTCGTGGTGTGCGGTGACTGGAACATCTGCCACCAGGAGGCCGACCTCAAGAACTGGAAGACGAACCGCAAGAACGCGGGCTTCCTCCCCGAGGAGCGGGAGTGGCTCGGCAAGGTGTACGCGGAGGCGGGCTACGTCGACGTGGTGCGGGAACTGCACCCGGACACCGAGGGGCCGTACTCCTGGTGGTCCTACCGCGGGCGGGCCTTCGACAACGACGCCGGCTGGCGGATCGACCTCCAGGTGGCCACCCCCGGGCTGGCGGCGAAGGCCGTGAAGGCCTTCGTGGAGCGGGCCGAGACGCACCCCGAGCGCTGGTCCGACCACGCGCCCGTGACCGTCGTCTACGAGCTGGGCGCCTGA
- a CDS encoding alpha/beta fold hydrolase: MSRLTHVLSGPYAPPAARREFVAVSADGARLHVEVHGDQDAPTVVLAHGWTCSTAFWAAQIRALAATHRVVAYDQRGHGRSPAARVHSTTALADDLVAVLEAVLAPGERAVVAGHSMGGMTIMAAAGRPEFGERVAAALLCSTGSSRLAAEALVLPVRAGRVRTRVTGAFLGSRAPLGPVTPVARKVLKYATMGPGSAPDKVEACARIVHACPAGVRHAWSQVLAGLDLDADVARLAVPTAVIGGTADRLTPIVHARGLAAALPNCVGLTELTGMGHMTPVEAPEAVTGVLRELAELYLRTTDLDADEKEKTP, encoded by the coding sequence GTGAGCCGGCTGACGCACGTCCTCTCCGGGCCCTACGCTCCGCCCGCCGCGCGGCGGGAGTTCGTCGCCGTCTCCGCCGACGGGGCCCGCCTGCACGTCGAGGTCCACGGGGACCAGGACGCGCCGACCGTGGTGCTGGCCCACGGGTGGACCTGTTCCACCGCGTTCTGGGCCGCGCAGATACGGGCCCTGGCCGCCACCCACCGGGTCGTCGCCTACGACCAGCGCGGGCACGGGCGCAGCCCCGCCGCGCGGGTGCACAGCACCACCGCCCTCGCCGACGACCTCGTGGCCGTACTGGAGGCCGTACTGGCCCCCGGGGAGCGGGCGGTCGTCGCCGGGCATTCCATGGGCGGTATGACGATCATGGCGGCCGCGGGCCGGCCGGAGTTCGGCGAGCGGGTCGCGGCCGCGCTGCTGTGCAGCACCGGCAGCTCCCGGCTGGCCGCCGAGGCGCTGGTCCTGCCGGTGCGCGCCGGGCGCGTCCGCACCCGTGTCACCGGCGCGTTCCTCGGCTCCCGCGCCCCCCTGGGACCGGTCACGCCGGTCGCCCGGAAGGTCCTGAAGTACGCCACCATGGGCCCCGGTTCCGCCCCCGACAAGGTCGAGGCGTGCGCCCGTATCGTCCACGCCTGCCCCGCCGGGGTGCGCCACGCGTGGTCCCAGGTGCTGGCCGGCCTGGACCTCGACGCCGACGTGGCGCGCCTCGCGGTGCCCACCGCCGTCATCGGCGGCACCGCGGACCGGCTCACCCCGATCGTGCACGCCCGCGGGCTCGCCGCGGCGCTGCCGAACTGCGTGGGCCTGACCGAGCTCACCGGCATGGGGCACATGACCCCGGTCGAGGCCCCCGAGGCCGTCACCGGGGTCCTGCGCGAGCTGGCCGAGCTGTACCTCCGCACCACCGACCTCGATGCCGACGAGAAGGAGAAGACGCCGTGA